A window from Fibrobacter sp. UWB11 encodes these proteins:
- a CDS encoding CotH kinase family protein, with amino-acid sequence MQKKLVVWSLAFASVYFCGCTDDNAAAPFNDIPQISEETSSSAEQSNHNDSNSSTPAIKSSSSKVQSNESSQFPSNSESSSDKASNSSSSLVTISSSAIAPASSSVIAQLPAFSSSSYAISYASVASSSSTAIVASSSSGLKDYDDNHKPKDSFLPAAGFYSNLTINPLTPQKGGEIRCTFDGSFPTQQSEQITEAKTLTENTVIRCSEFVNGQAIDTTTQTYFINESVSMPVVAITVNHHDMFDSTDGLYATGNVGGAAGGMGNWGNMGGGGSNVTDNNNPKCTEPCKGANFWRDDELPAHVEYFENGSSSKSKAWEIDAGISIIGNWSRYKPKKSVAIKMDNDIYGDKVLKYSLFKTRSDAKKFKAFNLRNNGNRFWSDYVGDAMMTALLEGTDVDYQRSRQVVVFYNGEYFGIHDMRERLNRNFVETNYGIDSKSINMIKITGTGLEASGTNGASTTEYQQLYNEISSANYAGENNAQYEQVKTKLNVNSFAQYMFAEMYFHNGDWPTNNVRAWGGNGHPFKFVAFDTDHGFGFSPGISGFDVDNQNMFDWVLGAKQNSTGNQGNQGNQGGMWGGFGGGGFGGFGGFGGGGASAGPGTMLSKLLNNPDFKRLFINNACILLNSYLTYEKVQKTVQSMMATIPSSEQQRDEQRWPRNQANFKWDPNGNNLIAYAKNRSETIKKEMVERFDLENEVSVTIGASGNGSVLVDNMKLPNNNYQCKFFNNNELLLTAVASSGAVFTGWSDGSTENPHKVTPREGLTITAQFK; translated from the coding sequence ATGCAAAAAAAACTCGTGGTTTGGTCTCTCGCTTTTGCGAGTGTGTACTTTTGCGGTTGCACCGATGACAATGCGGCGGCTCCGTTCAACGATATTCCTCAAATCAGTGAAGAAACGTCTTCATCTGCCGAGCAAAGTAATCACAACGATTCGAATTCATCTACTCCGGCAATAAAATCTTCTTCATCCAAAGTTCAATCCAACGAATCCTCGCAATTTCCATCGAATTCGGAATCATCTAGCGATAAAGCTTCTAACAGTTCTTCCTCGCTTGTCACAATTTCAAGTTCAGCAATTGCACCAGCAAGCAGTTCGGTAATAGCCCAGCTTCCAGCATTTTCATCTAGTTCCTATGCTATTTCGTATGCTTCTGTAGCAAGCAGCTCTTCTACAGCAATTGTCGCATCATCTTCTAGCGGGCTAAAAGATTACGACGATAATCACAAGCCCAAGGACAGTTTCCTCCCGGCAGCAGGATTCTATTCCAACCTCACCATCAATCCGCTTACCCCGCAAAAAGGTGGTGAAATCCGCTGTACTTTTGACGGATCCTTCCCGACTCAACAATCCGAGCAAATTACAGAAGCAAAAACGCTTACCGAAAACACAGTTATACGCTGTTCTGAATTCGTAAACGGACAAGCCATCGACACGACAACGCAAACATATTTCATCAATGAAAGCGTTTCGATGCCAGTCGTTGCCATAACCGTTAATCATCACGACATGTTCGATTCCACAGACGGACTCTATGCAACTGGTAATGTTGGCGGTGCCGCGGGGGGTATGGGCAATTGGGGCAACATGGGTGGCGGAGGGAGCAACGTAACCGACAACAACAACCCGAAATGCACAGAACCCTGCAAGGGCGCAAACTTTTGGCGCGACGACGAACTCCCCGCTCACGTAGAATATTTCGAAAACGGAAGTTCATCCAAGAGCAAAGCTTGGGAAATTGACGCAGGTATTTCCATCATCGGAAATTGGAGTCGTTACAAGCCCAAAAAGAGCGTTGCGATTAAGATGGACAACGACATCTACGGAGACAAGGTCCTCAAATATTCCTTGTTCAAGACACGCTCTGATGCAAAAAAATTCAAGGCATTCAACTTGCGCAACAACGGTAACCGTTTCTGGAGCGACTATGTTGGCGATGCCATGATGACAGCCCTTTTAGAAGGCACCGATGTTGATTACCAGCGCAGCCGCCAAGTGGTTGTGTTCTACAACGGCGAATACTTCGGCATTCACGACATGCGCGAACGCCTCAACAGAAACTTTGTCGAAACAAATTACGGCATTGATTCCAAGTCCATCAACATGATAAAGATTACGGGAACAGGACTGGAAGCTAGCGGCACCAACGGCGCTTCTACAACGGAATACCAGCAGCTTTACAACGAAATCAGCAGCGCAAATTATGCAGGCGAGAACAACGCTCAATATGAGCAAGTAAAGACTAAGCTCAATGTGAACAGTTTTGCACAATACATGTTCGCCGAAATGTATTTCCACAATGGCGACTGGCCCACCAACAATGTGCGCGCCTGGGGTGGCAATGGTCATCCGTTCAAGTTCGTCGCTTTCGATACCGACCACGGTTTCGGATTTTCGCCGGGCATTAGCGGTTTCGATGTCGACAACCAGAACATGTTCGATTGGGTGCTCGGCGCAAAGCAGAACTCTACAGGAAACCAAGGCAATCAGGGCAACCAAGGAGGCATGTGGGGCGGCTTCGGTGGAGGCGGATTTGGAGGCTTTGGCGGTTTTGGCGGAGGTGGCGCAAGCGCAGGCCCCGGCACCATGCTCAGCAAACTTCTCAACAACCCAGACTTCAAGCGACTCTTCATCAACAACGCTTGCATTTTGTTGAACAGCTACTTGACATACGAAAAAGTGCAAAAGACCGTACAATCCATGATGGCCACTATTCCCTCTTCGGAACAGCAACGTGACGAACAGCGCTGGCCACGTAACCAGGCAAACTTCAAGTGGGATCCGAACGGAAACAACTTGATTGCTTACGCCAAGAATCGCAGCGAAACCATCAAGAAAGAAATGGTCGAACGTTTTGACCTCGAAAACGAAGTTTCTGTAACAATTGGCGCAAGTGGAAATGGTTCCGTTCTTGTAGACAACATGAAACTTCCGAACAACAATTACCAATGCAAGTTCTTCAACAATAACGAGTTGTTGTTGACTGCAGTGGCAAGCTCTGGTGCAGTATTCACGGGATGGTCTGATGGTTCCACCGAAAATCCGCACAAGGTTACACCAAGAGAAGGCTTGACCATCACAGCACAGTTCAAATAA
- a CDS encoding class I SAM-dependent methyltransferase yields the protein MKTCRICGETSEAKSYFAKEMMYLNAGRFEYFECPHCKCLQIDSVPENLSEYYGPNYYSYNKPADTVTRAKTQYNKRVLDVGCGAGALLCSMAATSGIESLTGCDPFIENDISYENGVQIFKKTVHEMTGEYDVIMLNDSFEHMTDPHETMDSLKRLLANDGTIKMTLPIYPNIAFEKYKENWYQLDAPRHIFLHSINSLKLLANQHGFKIVQMIFDSNNSAILRSYLYTKGITFWKQDPKEIFKYFTKSEIIDIDKKMAEANKKGYGDHATVFFMHK from the coding sequence ATGAAAACTTGCAGAATTTGTGGCGAAACATCCGAAGCAAAATCTTACTTTGCAAAGGAAATGATGTATTTAAACGCAGGTCGTTTTGAATACTTTGAATGCCCGCACTGCAAGTGTTTGCAAATCGATAGCGTTCCCGAAAACTTGAGCGAATACTACGGCCCCAATTATTACAGCTACAACAAACCCGCCGACACGGTCACCCGCGCAAAGACGCAGTACAACAAGCGCGTACTCGACGTGGGTTGTGGCGCAGGCGCATTGCTCTGCAGCATGGCGGCAACATCAGGAATCGAGAGCCTCACCGGTTGCGATCCGTTTATCGAGAACGACATCTCGTACGAAAACGGAGTTCAAATTTTCAAGAAGACAGTCCACGAAATGACGGGCGAATACGACGTCATCATGCTCAACGATTCGTTCGAGCACATGACCGATCCGCACGAAACCATGGACAGCCTCAAGCGCCTTTTGGCAAATGACGGAACCATCAAGATGACTCTCCCCATCTACCCCAATATTGCGTTTGAAAAATACAAAGAGAACTGGTACCAGCTCGACGCTCCCCGCCATATCTTTTTGCACTCCATCAACAGCTTAAAACTTCTCGCAAACCAGCATGGTTTCAAGATTGTGCAGATGATTTTCGACTCCAACAATTCCGCCATTTTGAGGAGTTATTTGTACACCAAGGGGATCACATTCTGGAAACAGGACCCGAAAGAAATATTCAAATATTTCACCAAAAGCGAAATCATCGATATCGATAAAAAAATGGCCGAGGCAAATAAAAAAGGCTACGGCGACCACGCCACAGTCTTCTTCATGCACAAGTAA
- a CDS encoding alpha-E domain-containing protein: MLSRVANSIYWLARYIERAENVARSIDVNLQLQLDLPGEERPWEPVIQIAGNADDFFKKYAHVSIENALMFLTFDKENPNSIISCVGAARENARCVRERISSELWIAINQFYLKLNDPEMPKEALAGPHAFYNSVKEFSQLTAGIIQGTMNHDVAWNFTHLGTLLERADQTSRILDVKYYILLPDVSMVGMALDTVQWNAVLKSVGAYEMFHRRNSNVTPHNVAEFLLLSEDFPRSLRYCLEKAEQCLKNIAYPVKSKAESIRLLGKLRSDIAFTTIEEIIDQGLHEHIEKVQIRLNELGNQIWKDFFC; the protein is encoded by the coding sequence ATGTTAAGTAGAGTCGCAAATTCCATTTATTGGCTTGCCCGCTATATTGAACGTGCCGAGAACGTTGCGCGAAGCATCGATGTGAACCTCCAGCTGCAACTAGACTTGCCCGGTGAAGAACGCCCTTGGGAACCGGTGATTCAAATTGCCGGCAATGCCGATGACTTCTTCAAAAAATACGCGCATGTTTCCATTGAAAACGCGCTCATGTTCCTGACGTTCGACAAGGAAAATCCGAACAGCATCATTTCGTGCGTCGGGGCCGCCCGTGAAAACGCCCGCTGCGTCCGCGAAAGAATTTCTTCGGAACTGTGGATTGCCATCAACCAGTTTTACTTGAAACTAAACGACCCCGAAATGCCTAAAGAAGCATTGGCTGGTCCGCACGCCTTTTACAACAGCGTCAAGGAATTCAGCCAGCTCACCGCAGGCATTATTCAGGGGACGATGAACCACGATGTCGCCTGGAACTTCACGCATCTCGGCACATTGCTCGAACGCGCCGACCAGACTTCGCGCATTCTGGATGTCAAGTACTACATCTTGCTCCCGGACGTGAGCATGGTGGGCATGGCGCTCGATACGGTGCAGTGGAACGCCGTTCTCAAGAGCGTCGGTGCGTACGAAATGTTCCACCGCCGCAATTCGAATGTGACACCGCACAACGTCGCGGAATTTCTCCTGCTCTCCGAAGACTTTCCGCGTTCCTTGCGCTACTGCCTTGAAAAAGCGGAGCAGTGCCTTAAGAACATCGCCTACCCAGTCAAAAGCAAGGCGGAATCCATCCGCCTTTTGGGAAAGCTGCGTTCCGACATCGCCTTTACCACTATCGAAGAAATTATCGATCAGGGGCTTCACGAACATATCGAAAAAGTCCAGATTCGTCTAAACGAACTCGGCAATCAAATTTGGAAAGATTTCTTTTGTTAA
- a CDS encoding circularly permuted type 2 ATP-grasp protein, whose amino-acid sequence MRFGNYDTEGFYDELCLPDGTPRPAAEPLFTKINELPEGELQRRQTIAESAFYDNGITFAVYGNKDGKDKIIPFDVIPRIVSAADWKHLEAGLKQRTEALNCFLTDIYNDRKILRDKVVPESLINTCTAYRAQMEGFVPPKGIWAHITGTDLVRDTDGTFYVLEDNMRCPSGVSYVLQNRQILKRTFPQVFSNCSIRPVDEYCTRLRHALEYLADSTASPKVVVLTPGIYNSAYYEHSYLAQQMGVDLVTGDDLVVQDKKVYARTTRGLKQVHVIYRRVDDEFLDPKVFRPDSCLGVPGLIEAYKAGNVALANAPGCGVADDKAIYTYVPQIIKYYLGEEAIIPNVPTFVCENPKHMQHVLDHIENMVVKAASESGGYGMLVGPKSTKEECEAFKSKIIANPRNYIAQPMISLSRVPCIVDGGFEGRHVDLRPYIVQGRETYILPGGLTRVALRKGSIVVNSSQGGGCKDTWVIAENEKAPELGQAKLWMEQQQQQQ is encoded by the coding sequence ATGCGATTTGGAAATTACGACACCGAAGGCTTTTACGATGAGCTTTGCTTACCGGATGGGACACCCCGCCCGGCCGCAGAGCCGTTGTTTACGAAAATCAACGAGCTTCCCGAAGGAGAACTGCAACGCCGCCAAACCATTGCAGAATCCGCATTTTACGATAACGGAATTACATTCGCGGTTTACGGCAACAAGGACGGTAAGGACAAAATCATCCCCTTTGACGTTATCCCGCGTATTGTAAGCGCAGCCGACTGGAAGCACCTCGAAGCGGGCCTCAAACAGCGTACAGAAGCGCTGAACTGCTTTTTGACGGACATCTACAACGATCGCAAGATTTTGCGAGACAAGGTCGTCCCTGAAAGCCTCATCAACACCTGCACCGCTTACAGAGCGCAGATGGAAGGCTTTGTGCCGCCCAAGGGAATCTGGGCGCACATTACAGGCACAGACCTTGTGCGCGATACCGACGGCACATTCTACGTACTTGAAGACAACATGCGTTGCCCGAGTGGAGTCTCGTACGTGTTGCAGAACCGCCAGATTCTCAAGAGAACATTCCCGCAGGTATTCTCCAACTGTTCCATTCGCCCCGTAGACGAATATTGCACTCGTCTGCGCCACGCGCTGGAATACTTGGCAGATTCTACAGCATCGCCTAAGGTCGTGGTGTTGACTCCCGGCATCTACAACTCGGCTTACTACGAACATTCCTATTTGGCCCAGCAGATGGGCGTGGACCTCGTGACCGGAGACGACCTCGTCGTGCAGGACAAGAAGGTCTATGCACGTACGACACGCGGCCTCAAGCAGGTTCACGTGATTTACCGCCGTGTCGATGATGAATTCTTGGATCCGAAGGTTTTCCGCCCGGATTCTTGCCTCGGCGTGCCCGGACTGATTGAAGCATACAAGGCTGGTAACGTAGCGCTTGCGAATGCGCCCGGTTGCGGCGTCGCTGACGACAAGGCGATTTACACCTATGTGCCGCAGATTATCAAGTACTATCTCGGCGAAGAGGCGATCATCCCGAACGTGCCGACATTTGTCTGCGAGAACCCGAAGCACATGCAGCATGTGTTGGACCACATCGAAAACATGGTCGTTAAGGCCGCCAGCGAATCCGGTGGCTACGGCATGCTCGTCGGTCCCAAATCTACCAAGGAGGAATGCGAAGCGTTCAAGAGCAAGATTATCGCGAACCCGCGTAACTACATTGCGCAGCCCATGATTTCGCTCAGCCGCGTGCCATGCATTGTCGACGGCGGTTTCGAAGGTCGCCATGTGGATTTGCGCCCCTACATTGTGCAAGGGCGAGAGACTTACATCCTCCCTGGCGGCCTCACTCGTGTGGCGCTCCGCAAGGGTTCCATCGTGGTGAACAGTTCACAGGGCGGCGGATGCAAGGACACTTGGGTCATTGCCGAAAACGAAAAGGCTCCGGAACTCGGACAAGCTAAACTCTGGATGGAACAACAACAGCAACAACAATAG
- a CDS encoding transglutaminase family protein, producing the protein MPIYQVDHETVYDYRLPVLYSNHLAHMLPRTVSRQNWLSHSIEVEPNPTIQQERIDIFGNRVLAFSIEQEHTHFRFKTTGIVDVQGEEPPKQGETMKWEDVAKLLERPTSDETLDAAMYAYASPFAKFDESVRNYALESFEQGRPIFDAAYELMTRIYTDCKYTPGATRIGAQPQEILRGRKGVCQDFAHLMIGCLRSLHLPCRYVSGYLRTHPCEGQPKLVGADATHAWVSTYIPSHGWVELDPTNNVLGGNEHIILAWGRDFGDVSPLKGVITGGGEHTLKASVNVDIKE; encoded by the coding sequence ATGCCCATTTATCAAGTTGACCACGAGACCGTTTATGATTACCGCCTCCCCGTTCTTTACAGCAACCACCTCGCCCACATGCTCCCGCGAACAGTCAGTCGACAGAACTGGCTCAGCCACAGCATCGAAGTGGAACCCAACCCGACAATTCAGCAAGAACGCATCGACATTTTCGGGAACAGGGTGTTGGCATTCAGCATCGAGCAGGAACACACGCACTTTAGATTCAAGACGACCGGCATTGTAGATGTTCAGGGAGAAGAACCGCCTAAACAAGGTGAAACGATGAAATGGGAAGATGTCGCAAAACTTTTGGAACGCCCGACAAGCGACGAGACGCTAGACGCCGCGATGTACGCCTATGCCTCTCCTTTCGCGAAGTTTGACGAATCGGTCCGCAATTACGCGCTCGAAAGCTTTGAGCAAGGTCGCCCCATTTTTGACGCCGCCTACGAGCTGATGACGCGAATCTACACGGATTGCAAGTACACACCGGGAGCGACGAGAATCGGGGCGCAACCGCAGGAAATCTTACGCGGGCGAAAAGGCGTCTGCCAGGACTTTGCACACCTGATGATCGGCTGTCTACGTTCACTGCATTTGCCATGCCGTTATGTGAGCGGCTACCTCCGCACGCACCCTTGCGAAGGGCAGCCCAAGCTTGTCGGGGCCGACGCGACCCACGCCTGGGTCAGCACTTACATTCCCAGCCACGGCTGGGTAGAACTGGACCCCACCAACAATGTGCTTGGAGGTAACGAGCACATTATACTCGCCTGGGGTAGAGACTTCGGGGACGTGAGCCCGTTAAAGGGCGTCATCACCGGAGGTGGCGAGCACACCTTGAAAGCGTCCGTAAACGTGGACATAAAGGAATAA